GCACCCCTTTAAACCTCATCGTTTGACGTAGTCGACGGTGCCGGCGGCGAGGACGCGGGAGGTGGCGACCTGTCGCAGGTACTGGGCGTGGGGCACGCGGCGCTTCTTGCGTTTGGGCTTCGGAGGGCGTGGGTGTTTTTGCAGGTGGGCAGGGTTCACCCGGCGAGCCATGTCGACGAGCGTGGCGGCGAGCGTCTCGGGACTCTGCGCCGCATAGGGCTGCCAGACTTCGGGGAGGACGGCCGCCTTGAGGCCGCCGTAGTACTCGCGCAGCTCGGCGGCGACGTAGAAGGAGGAGAGGGGCTGCTGCTTCACCACGTCGGCGTGGGCGGCCCGCACGGCGGCCATCAGCACCGACAGCACGTTGTAGGAGAGCAGCGCGGTGCAGAAAGCCAGCAGGGCGGCCTTGGGCTGGCCCAGGCCACGCAGCTCGCTGTGCAGCGCCGCCTCCAGCCGGCCGAAGAGGGCCTCCACCGTCCAGCGCTTGCGGTACAGGCGCGCCAGCGTGGTGGCCCGCTTGCGCCGCGCAGGCACATTCGTCAGCAGGCGCAGGCAGGTGTCGCCGTCCTCGGTGGGGGTGTGCAGTCGCACCTCGATGCGGCGCAGGTGCAAGAGGCCGCCGGGCTGCGAAGCGTCCGGGATGCAGACGGGCTGCTCGTACACCTCGCCCGTCTCGACGGCCCCCACGCGCCGCAAGGGGCCCTGCTCCTGGGGCACCGGCCGGGTGGATTGCTCGCGGATGAGGCAGTGGGCGCCGCGGGCAGCGAAGGCGCGCAGGATGGGGCGGCTGCTGAAGGCGCGGTCAGCGAGCCACAACTCGTCGGGCTGCAGCGTCTGCAGCAGCAGGTGCAGCAGGCCCGTCTCCTGGTCGTGCGCATCCGCCCACGGCAGCACGTCCAGCACCAGGTCCTCGTCCGGCGCGTACACGACGAGCGACTGGCCGGGCAGGGCTGCGCCGGCAAAG
This window of the Aggregicoccus sp. 17bor-14 genome carries:
- a CDS encoding transposase; this encodes MLDAVVERYLGSSPLTVMARLVMERACDAAWVDALFEEARERQYVRELLFSDVVDRMGLVVLGLRPSLHAALQRAPVGVSVQAFYKKAAHSEPGVLRALVQGSHARLSPLRAEVDALRPGGAPARVCPGYRVRVVDSNDLPASDKRLKALRGFAGAALPGQSLVVYAPDEDLVLDVLPWADAHDQETGLLHLLLQTLQPDELWLADRAFSSRPILRAFAARGAHCLIREQSTRPVPQEQGPLRRVGAVETGEVYEQPVCIPDASQPGGLLHLRRIEVRLHTPTEDGDTCLRLLTNVPARRKRATTLARLYRKRWTVEALFGRLEAALHSELRGLGQPKAALLAFCTALLSYNVLSVLMAAVRAAHADVVKQQPLSSFYVAAELREYYGGLKAAVLPEVWQPYAAQSPETLAATLVDMARRVNPAHLQKHPRPPKPKRKKRRVPHAQYLRQVATSRVLAAGTVDYVKR